From the genome of Carcharodon carcharias isolate sCarCar2 chromosome 34, sCarCar2.pri, whole genome shotgun sequence, one region includes:
- the LOC121272668 gene encoding potassium channel subfamily K member 6-like has product MARCGQPWLLPPLLALFYLCYLLLGAAIVSLIEQPHERRLREEMRLLKSRLLNSSSCLAESDLERFLERALAADRYGASALNNTSHTTNWDFASAFFFTSTLITTVGYGHTTPVSDGGKAFSIFFAILGVPLTMLVLTVIVQRLMVLVTYQPIRLCQERLGYTKQQVTRLHFLILLLLILVCFFLIPSAIFSAIERSWTFLDAFYFCFISLTTIGLGDYVPGEQSNQLLRPLYKLSVSFYLLCGLAVMLLLIQVFHKAAGIHGLAQIFDLPPAEGNERDEEMVLHPVGPRQSNGLKADHQLRSQPEPPSYKSILPSITR; this is encoded by the exons ATGGCGAGGTGTGGGCAGCCTTGGCTGCTGCCGCCGCTCCTGGCCCTCTTTTACCTGTGCTACCTGCTGCTGGGGGCGGCGATTGTGTCTCTGATTGAGCAGCCGCACGAACGCAGGCTGCGGGAGGAGATGCGCCTCCTGAAGTCCCGGTTGCTCAACAGCAGCTCCTGCCTGGCCGAGTCTGACTTGGAACGCTTCTTGGAGAGAGCGCTGGCCGCTGACCGGTACGGTGCCTCCGCCCttaacaacacttcccacacgaCCAACTGGGACTTCGCATCCGCTTTCTTTTTCACCAGCACCCTGATCACCACAGTGG GTTATGGCCACACAACTCCGGTCTCTGATGGGGGAAAGGCCTTCTCCATCTTCTTCGCTATTCTGGGAGTGCCCTTGACAATGCTGGTCCTCACTGTCATTGTGCAGCGGCTGATGGTCTTGGTGACATACCAGCCAATCCGGTTGTGCCAGGAGAGGCTGGGCTACACCAAGCAGCAGGTCACCCGGTTACATTTCCTCATTCTGCTCCTGCTGATTCTCGTCTGCTTCTTCCTCATCCCCTCTGCCATCTTCAGTGCCATCGAGAGGAGTTGGACTTTCCTCGATGCTTTCTATTTCTGCTTCATCTCCCTCACCACCATCGGCCTGGGTGACTATGTACCTGGAGAACAAAGCAACCAGCTCCTGCGCCCACTCTACAAGCTATCGGTCTCTT TTTACCTCCTGTGCGGCCTCGCCGTGATGCTTCTCCTCATCCAGGTGTTCCACAAGGCGGCGGGAATCCACGGCCTCGCCCAGATATTCGACCTCCCCCCGGCCGAGGGCAACGAGCGGGACGAGGAGATGGTCCTGCACCCGGTGGGCCCTCGCCAGAGCAACGGCCTGAAAGCCGACCACCAGCTGAGGAGTCAACCTGAGCCCCCTTCCTATAAGTCCATCCTGCCCTCCATTACtcggtga